A region of Streptomyces sp. NBC_01267 DNA encodes the following proteins:
- the cobM gene encoding precorrin-4 C(11)-methyltransferase, which translates to MAPATPGKVTFVGAGPGAADLLTFRAARAIADADVVIWAASLVQAEVLEHARAGAEILDSATMSLEDVVAVYERAVRDGLKVARIHSGDPALWGGTQEQLDRCTALGLDVEIVPGVSAFSAVAALVQRELTIPEVAQSVILTRLGGGKTPMPAGEEVREFARHGTTMAVFLSAARSGQLTAELLEGGYPTSTPVVIAYQATWPEELVLRCTIETLEATVKEHKLWKHTLFLVGPALSASGTRSHLYHPGHFHGFRKADPAARRSLRAQGATP; encoded by the coding sequence ATGGCCCCTGCCACCCCCGGCAAGGTGACCTTCGTCGGCGCCGGACCCGGCGCCGCCGATCTGCTGACCTTCCGTGCCGCTCGGGCCATCGCCGACGCCGACGTGGTGATCTGGGCGGCGAGCCTGGTGCAGGCCGAGGTCCTGGAACACGCCCGCGCGGGCGCGGAGATCCTGGACTCGGCGACGATGTCGCTGGAGGACGTCGTCGCGGTGTACGAGCGGGCGGTGCGGGACGGTCTGAAGGTCGCCCGTATCCACTCCGGCGACCCGGCCCTGTGGGGCGGCACCCAGGAGCAGCTCGACCGGTGCACGGCCCTGGGGCTCGACGTCGAGATCGTGCCCGGGGTCTCCGCCTTCTCCGCCGTCGCCGCGCTGGTACAGCGCGAGCTGACGATCCCGGAGGTCGCGCAGTCGGTGATCCTCACCCGGCTGGGCGGCGGCAAGACGCCGATGCCCGCGGGCGAGGAGGTGCGGGAGTTCGCCCGGCACGGCACGACGATGGCCGTCTTCCTGTCCGCGGCGCGTTCCGGGCAGCTGACCGCCGAGCTGCTGGAGGGCGGGTATCCGACGTCGACGCCGGTCGTCATCGCCTACCAGGCGACGTGGCCGGAGGAGCTGGTGCTGCGCTGCACCATCGAGACGCTGGAGGCCACGGTCAAGGAGCACAAGCTCTGGAAGCACACGCTGTTCCTGGTGGGCCCGGCCCTCTCCGCGTCGGGCACCCGCTCGCACCTCTACCACCCGGGGCACTTCCACGGCTTCCGCAAGGCCGATCCGGCGGCGCGCAGGTCTCTCCGCGCGCAGGGTGCCACGCCGTGA
- the cbiE gene encoding precorrin-6y C5,15-methyltransferase (decarboxylating) subunit CbiE encodes MITVIGTGTGAPPGPGTGEALAGATLVVGARRHLAAAGLPPGVESVVLGPLAPALDQVAEHRTDPAARVVVLASGDPGFFGIVRVLAERFGSKCLDVRPGAPSVAVAFARIGLPWDDAVVVSAHGRELRTAVNVCLAHPKTAVLTGPGAGPAEIGAALARTGVPRTLVVASALGDPAAESVAWLSPEEAAARDWPDAVSVVLCVDRARALPPRQLTVSGGRAAPARWALDEGDFVHRDSMITKFEVRALALARLGPRPGDLVWDIGAGSGSVAVECARLGSAVVAVEKTLDGIERIRANAALHQVDVRAVHGVAPTVLSRLPDPDSVFIGGGGRDLPAVVTACARRARRTVVVALAALDRVPAVREALTAAGYAPDGVLLHSSRLAPLPGDVTRLASTNPVFLLWGDRPAESATEGATQ; translated from the coding sequence GTGATCACCGTGATCGGTACGGGCACCGGCGCACCCCCGGGCCCCGGCACCGGGGAGGCGCTGGCCGGTGCCACGCTCGTCGTCGGCGCCCGGCGCCATCTGGCCGCGGCCGGGCTGCCGCCCGGGGTGGAGTCGGTGGTGCTGGGGCCGCTCGCGCCCGCGCTGGACCAGGTGGCGGAGCACCGTACGGATCCCGCGGCCCGGGTGGTGGTGCTGGCCTCCGGCGACCCCGGTTTCTTCGGGATCGTGCGGGTGCTGGCGGAGCGCTTCGGGTCGAAATGTCTTGATGTGCGCCCTGGCGCCCCGTCCGTCGCGGTCGCCTTCGCGCGGATCGGGCTGCCCTGGGACGACGCGGTGGTGGTCAGCGCGCACGGCCGTGAGCTGCGGACCGCGGTGAACGTGTGTCTGGCGCACCCGAAGACGGCCGTGCTGACCGGTCCGGGGGCCGGGCCCGCCGAGATCGGGGCCGCGCTGGCCCGGACCGGCGTCCCGCGCACGCTCGTGGTGGCCTCCGCGCTCGGTGACCCGGCTGCCGAGTCCGTCGCGTGGCTGTCGCCCGAGGAGGCCGCCGCCAGGGACTGGCCGGACGCGGTGAGCGTGGTGCTCTGCGTGGACCGGGCACGGGCGCTCCCGCCCCGGCAGCTGACGGTGTCCGGTGGCCGGGCGGCGCCCGCCCGCTGGGCCCTGGACGAGGGCGACTTCGTGCACCGCGACTCGATGATCACCAAGTTCGAGGTGCGGGCGCTGGCGCTGGCCAGGCTGGGTCCGCGCCCGGGTGATCTGGTGTGGGACATCGGGGCCGGGTCGGGGTCGGTGGCCGTGGAGTGCGCGCGGCTGGGATCCGCGGTGGTCGCCGTCGAGAAGACCCTCGACGGGATCGAGCGCATCCGGGCCAACGCGGCCCTGCACCAGGTGGACGTGCGGGCGGTGCACGGGGTCGCGCCGACGGTGCTGTCCCGACTCCCGGACCCCGACAGTGTGTTCATCGGCGGCGGGGGCCGTGATCTGCCCGCGGTCGTGACGGCGTGCGCCCGGCGTGCGCGCCGCACCGTGGTGGTGGCGCTGGCCGCGCTGGACCGGGTGCCCGCCGTGCGGGAGGCACTGACCGCCGCCGGGTACGCGCCCGACGGCGTACTCCTGCACTCCTCGCGGCTGGCGCCGCTGCCCGGCGACGTGACCCGCCTGGCGTCCACCAACCCCGTCTTCCTGCTGTGGGGCGACCGTCCCGCGGAATCGGCGACCGAAGGAGCAACTCAGTGA
- the cobJ gene encoding precorrin-3B C(17)-methyltransferase, whose translation MIGLISATAAGAVARDRLASAWPGRTRVYQGPVREAVRRAFGECEQLVCFLATGAVVRLVAPLLADKTTDPGVVCVDEGSRFAVSLLGGHEGGANALAAEVADVLGAAPVVTTATDATDVPGLDTLGLPVEGAVAAVTRAVLDGSPVSLRADAVWPLPALPSNVSAATVSAATTDGPDAASLLVTDRTVELGPADAVLRPASLVVGVGASRGASVGEVLGLIEDTLREAGLSPLSVAELATVDAKADEPGILGAAERLGVPLRTHPADVLAGIEVPNPSGAPLAAVGTPSVAEAAALAGGGELLVPKRKSAPGGRAAMATCAVARRAPRGRLAVVGLGPGARDLLTPRARDELRRASVLVGLDQYVDQIRDLLRPGTRVLESGLGAEEERARTAVAEARSGHAVALIGSGDAGVYAMASPALAEASDDIDVVGVPGVTAALAAAAILGAPLGHDHVSISLSDLHTPWEVIERRVRAAAEADLVVTFYNPRSRGRDWQLPKALAVLAGHRAPTTPVGVVRNASRPDGSSRLTTLAELDPATVDMMTVVVVGNTAAREIAGRMVTPRGYRWQTEAAR comes from the coding sequence GTGATCGGCCTCATCTCGGCCACGGCGGCGGGCGCTGTCGCGCGTGACCGGCTGGCCTCGGCCTGGCCCGGCCGCACCCGGGTCTACCAGGGACCGGTGCGGGAGGCCGTGCGGCGCGCCTTCGGCGAGTGCGAGCAGCTGGTGTGCTTCCTCGCCACGGGCGCTGTCGTCCGTCTGGTGGCCCCGCTGCTCGCGGACAAGACCACCGACCCCGGGGTGGTCTGCGTCGACGAGGGCTCGCGGTTCGCGGTGTCCCTGCTGGGCGGGCACGAGGGCGGTGCGAACGCGCTGGCGGCCGAGGTCGCCGATGTGCTGGGCGCCGCCCCGGTGGTGACGACGGCGACGGACGCCACGGACGTACCCGGGCTGGACACGCTGGGCCTCCCGGTGGAGGGCGCGGTGGCCGCGGTGACGCGCGCCGTGCTGGACGGTTCGCCGGTGTCGCTGCGGGCGGACGCGGTGTGGCCGCTGCCCGCGCTGCCGTCGAACGTGTCGGCCGCGACCGTGTCGGCTGCGACGACCGACGGCCCGGACGCTGCCTCGCTCCTGGTCACCGACCGGACGGTCGAACTCGGCCCGGCCGACGCGGTGTTGCGGCCCGCCTCGCTCGTGGTGGGCGTCGGTGCGTCCAGGGGCGCGTCCGTCGGCGAGGTGCTCGGGCTGATCGAGGACACCCTGCGGGAGGCCGGTCTGTCGCCGCTCAGCGTCGCCGAGCTGGCGACCGTGGACGCCAAGGCCGACGAGCCCGGGATCCTCGGCGCGGCCGAGCGGCTGGGTGTGCCGCTCCGTACCCACCCCGCGGACGTGCTCGCCGGGATCGAGGTGCCCAACCCGTCGGGCGCGCCGCTGGCCGCCGTCGGGACGCCGTCGGTCGCCGAGGCCGCCGCGCTCGCCGGTGGGGGCGAACTGCTCGTACCGAAGCGGAAGTCGGCGCCCGGGGGCCGGGCCGCGATGGCCACCTGCGCGGTGGCGCGCAGGGCGCCGCGCGGGCGGCTCGCCGTCGTCGGGCTCGGTCCCGGCGCCCGTGACCTGCTGACGCCACGCGCCCGCGACGAGCTGCGGCGGGCCTCGGTGCTGGTCGGGCTCGACCAGTACGTCGACCAGATCCGCGATCTGCTCAGGCCGGGCACCAGGGTCCTGGAGTCCGGGCTGGGCGCCGAGGAGGAGCGGGCCCGCACGGCCGTCGCCGAGGCGCGCTCCGGGCATGCCGTCGCGCTGATCGGCAGCGGCGACGCGGGGGTGTACGCGATGGCCTCGCCCGCGCTGGCCGAGGCGAGCGACGACATCGACGTGGTCGGGGTGCCGGGGGTCACGGCGGCGCTCGCCGCCGCCGCGATCCTGGGCGCGCCGCTCGGGCACGACCACGTCTCGATCAGCCTCTCGGACCTGCACACGCCGTGGGAGGTCATCGAGCGGCGGGTGCGGGCGGCGGCCGAGGCCGACCTCGTCGTCACCTTCTACAACCCGCGCAGCAGGGGCCGCGACTGGCAGCTCCCGAAGGCTCTGGCGGTGCTCGCCGGGCACCGCGCGCCGACGACGCCGGTGGGTGTCGTACGGAACGCCTCGCGCCCCGACGGGAGCAGCAGGCTGACGACGCTGGCCGAACTGGACCCGGCGACCGTCGACATGATGACGGTCGTGGTCGTCGGCAACACCGCGGCGCGCGAGATCGCGGGCCGCATGGTGACCCCGCGGGGTTACCGCTGGCAGACGGAGGCAGCACGGTGA
- a CDS encoding precorrin-8X methylmutase, producing the protein MTRSVHPIEQESFRRLRARLDTSHLGPFTRAVVERVIHSAADLAYATDLVCDEASLAAAHRALHAGAPVVADVQMVAAGITKRETVCRLKEAVSGPGLTRSAHAVRLAYEQVGPGAIWVIGCAPTALEELLLIDAAPALVIGLPVGFVGATESKAALRASGLPAVSNVSEKGGSAVAAAALNALLYKEIA; encoded by the coding sequence GTGACCCGGTCCGTCCATCCGATCGAACAGGAGTCGTTCCGCAGGCTCCGGGCCCGCCTCGACACCTCGCACCTCGGGCCGTTCACCCGGGCCGTCGTGGAGCGGGTGATCCACTCGGCGGCCGACCTGGCGTACGCCACCGACCTGGTCTGCGACGAGGCGTCCCTGGCTGCCGCCCACCGCGCGCTGCACGCGGGCGCCCCGGTCGTCGCCGACGTCCAGATGGTCGCCGCGGGCATCACGAAGCGCGAGACCGTGTGCCGGCTGAAGGAGGCCGTGTCCGGTCCGGGGCTGACCCGTTCCGCGCACGCCGTACGTCTCGCGTACGAACAGGTGGGCCCGGGGGCGATCTGGGTGATCGGCTGCGCGCCCACCGCACTCGAAGAGCTGCTGCTCATCGACGCGGCGCCGGCGCTCGTGATCGGTCTGCCCGTCGGCTTCGTCGGCGCCACCGAGTCCAAGGCCGCGCTGCGCGCCAGTGGACTGCCCGCCGTCAGCAATGTTTCCGAGAAGGGCGGGTCCGCGGTCGCGGCAGCCGCCCTCAACGCCCTGCTCTACAAGGAGATCGCGTGA
- a CDS encoding sirohydrochlorin chelatase codes for MTTPAPALLIAGHGTRDEAGADAFRDFVRELGARHPELVVGGGFIELSPPPLGDAVTELVERGVKRFAAVPLMLVSAGHAKGDIPAALAREKERHPGISYTYGRPLGPHPGLLSVLERRIDEARGDWERSDVTVLLVGRGSTDPDANAEVHKAARLLWEGRGYAGVETAFVSLAAPDVPSGLDRCVRLGAAKVVVLPYFLFTGILPDRVLAQTGEWDAAHPATEVRSAAVIGPTEELMDLVMERYREAVGGDLRMNCDSCVYRIALPGFEDKVGLPQQPHFHPDDEGHDHHHHGSHAHTH; via the coding sequence GTGACCACCCCCGCACCCGCACTGCTCATCGCCGGCCACGGCACCAGGGACGAGGCGGGGGCCGATGCCTTCCGCGACTTCGTCAGGGAACTGGGCGCGCGCCACCCCGAACTCGTCGTCGGCGGCGGGTTCATCGAGCTGTCGCCGCCGCCGCTCGGCGACGCCGTGACGGAGCTCGTCGAGCGAGGAGTGAAGCGCTTCGCCGCCGTCCCGCTGATGCTGGTGTCGGCCGGGCACGCCAAGGGCGACATCCCCGCCGCGCTCGCCCGCGAGAAGGAACGCCACCCCGGCATCTCGTACACCTACGGACGCCCGCTGGGCCCGCACCCCGGTCTGCTGTCGGTGCTGGAGCGGCGCATCGACGAGGCGCGCGGCGACTGGGAACGGTCGGACGTGACGGTCCTGCTGGTGGGCCGCGGCTCCACCGACCCGGACGCCAACGCCGAGGTGCACAAGGCGGCGCGGCTGCTGTGGGAGGGACGCGGGTACGCCGGGGTGGAGACCGCTTTCGTCTCGCTCGCGGCGCCCGACGTGCCCTCGGGTCTCGACCGCTGTGTGCGGCTCGGGGCGGCGAAGGTCGTGGTGCTGCCGTACTTCCTCTTCACCGGGATACTCCCGGACCGGGTGCTGGCGCAGACCGGCGAGTGGGACGCCGCGCACCCGGCCACCGAGGTGCGGTCGGCGGCCGTCATCGGTCCCACCGAGGAGCTGATGGACCTGGTCATGGAGCGGTACCGGGAGGCCGTCGGAGGCGATCTGCGGATGAACTGCGACTCCTGCGTCTACCGGATCGCCCTGCCCGGATTCGAGGACAAGGTAGGACTTCCACAACAGCCCCACTTCCACCCTGATGACGAGGGGCACGACCATCACCACCATGGCAGTCATGCGCACACACACTGA
- the cobC gene encoding Rv2231c family pyridoxal phosphate-dependent protein CobC, whose amino-acid sequence MRTHTDAHDLRHHGDAEVRDCGPGGPGGLTDLAVNVRAGTPPDWLREHIAGSLSGLASYPDGRAARAAVAARHGLPVERVLLTAGAAEAFVLIARALPATRPVVVHPQFTEPEAALRAAGHRVERVLLREADGFRLDPAAVPEAADLVVAGNPTNPTSVLHPAATLASLAAPGRTLVVDEAFMDAVPDERESLAGRTDVPGLIVLRSLTKTWGLAGLRIGYVLAEPETVELLARAQPLWPVSAPALAAAEACSAAPALAEAALAAHAIAADRAHLLAGLAEFDEVRAVEAAEGPFVLVRMERADEVRERLRGLGFAARRGDTFPGLGPRWLRLAVRDRATTNRFLQALDQALTSVG is encoded by the coding sequence ATGCGCACACACACTGACGCACACGATCTGCGGCACCACGGGGACGCCGAGGTCCGGGACTGCGGTCCCGGGGGCCCCGGGGGCCTCACCGACCTCGCGGTCAATGTCAGGGCGGGCACTCCCCCGGACTGGCTCAGAGAACACATCGCCGGATCACTCTCCGGCCTCGCCTCCTACCCGGACGGCCGGGCCGCCAGAGCGGCGGTGGCCGCCCGGCACGGGCTGCCGGTGGAGCGGGTCCTGCTGACGGCGGGGGCCGCCGAGGCGTTCGTCCTGATCGCCCGCGCCCTGCCCGCGACCAGACCCGTGGTCGTCCACCCGCAGTTCACCGAACCCGAGGCGGCGCTGCGCGCCGCCGGGCACCGGGTGGAGCGGGTGCTGCTGCGCGAGGCGGACGGTTTCCGGCTCGATCCGGCGGCCGTTCCGGAGGCCGCGGATCTGGTGGTGGCCGGAAATCCGACCAACCCCACGTCCGTACTGCACCCGGCGGCGACGCTCGCCTCGCTGGCCGCCCCCGGGCGGACCCTGGTGGTGGACGAGGCGTTCATGGACGCGGTGCCCGACGAACGGGAGTCGCTGGCGGGACGTACGGACGTGCCGGGGCTGATCGTGCTGCGCAGCCTCACCAAGACCTGGGGCCTGGCGGGGCTGCGGATCGGCTACGTGCTGGCCGAGCCGGAGACCGTCGAACTGCTCGCACGGGCCCAGCCGTTGTGGCCGGTCTCGGCTCCGGCGCTCGCCGCCGCCGAGGCGTGCAGCGCGGCCCCGGCGCTCGCCGAGGCCGCGCTCGCGGCGCACGCGATCGCCGCGGACCGTGCTCATCTGCTGGCCGGGCTGGCGGAGTTCGACGAGGTGCGGGCGGTGGAGGCGGCCGAGGGCCCCTTCGTGCTGGTCCGGATGGAGCGGGCCGACGAGGTCCGGGAGCGGCTGCGCGGCCTCGGCTTCGCGGCTCGCCGGGGTGACACCTTCCCGGGGCTCGGACCCCGGTGGCTGCGCCTGGCCGTGCGCGACCGGGCCACCACCAACCGGTTCCTCCAGGCGCTCGACCAGGCGCTGACCTCCGTCGGCTGA
- a CDS encoding SCO1860 family LAETG-anchored protein yields MNSNTFRMPARRTAAAFVVAALTAGSAALLAAAPAQATTGSDGKASAVVLRTGLDVSLLNKTVDLPLALSLNEVRAPATAEKTALTAKLDGVDQGRPFSLLRADVATARATADKHRAEGYANIARASVHVPGLPLLSLIEVEQVTSKAVCETGKRPKAESNVLGHVTVLGKRITLSAGGTTEVHVPAVGDVTLDLSKTATTSRTAAATALRLKVSVNPLKLNVADVQGEITLAQATCTSPKAAPAPTPHPTGHRAEPVPGVTAQNAADPKPATEPAKQNLAETGGSSMTPYIAGGAAVLVLAGGGALVMARGRSRNKA; encoded by the coding sequence TTGAACAGCAATACCTTCCGTATGCCCGCACGCCGCACGGCCGCCGCCTTCGTCGTGGCCGCGCTGACCGCAGGATCCGCGGCGCTCCTCGCCGCGGCCCCGGCGCAGGCGACCACCGGCAGTGACGGAAAGGCGAGCGCTGTCGTGCTCCGTACCGGGCTCGACGTCTCGCTGCTCAACAAGACCGTCGACCTGCCGCTCGCGCTCTCGCTCAACGAGGTGCGGGCCCCGGCGACTGCCGAAAAGACCGCGCTGACCGCGAAGTTGGACGGAGTCGACCAGGGCCGCCCCTTCAGCCTGCTGCGCGCCGACGTCGCCACGGCCAGAGCCACCGCCGACAAGCACCGTGCCGAGGGGTACGCCAACATCGCCCGCGCGTCCGTCCATGTCCCCGGGCTGCCGCTGCTCTCGCTGATCGAGGTCGAGCAGGTCACGTCGAAGGCCGTCTGCGAGACGGGCAAGCGGCCGAAGGCCGAGTCGAACGTCCTCGGCCATGTGACGGTGCTCGGCAAGCGGATCACGCTCTCCGCCGGTGGCACGACCGAGGTCCATGTGCCCGCCGTCGGCGACGTGACCCTCGACCTCTCGAAGACCGCCACCACCTCCCGTACGGCCGCGGCCACCGCGCTGCGGCTGAAGGTGTCGGTGAACCCGCTGAAGCTGAACGTCGCAGACGTCCAGGGCGAGATCACTCTCGCGCAGGCGACCTGCACGTCGCCGAAGGCCGCACCGGCCCCGACCCCGCACCCCACCGGACACCGGGCCGAGCCCGTCCCCGGGGTGACGGCCCAGAACGCGGCCGACCCGAAGCCGGCGACCGAGCCGGCCAAGCAGAACCTCGCGGAGACCGGCGGCAGTTCCATGACGCCGTACATCGCGGGCGGCGCCGCGGTCCTGGTGCTGGCAGGCGGGGGCGCGCTCGTGATGGCGCGCGGACGCAGCCGTAACAAGGCCTGA
- a CDS encoding amidohydrolase family protein, which yields MSDHAVLHVKGRVLVGPEEVRDELWVVGGRITYVRPAAEAVTVEGWVLPGLVDAHCHVGLGPHGAVDEATTEKQALTEREAGALLLRDAGSPSDTHWIDDRDDLPKIIRAGRHIARTRRYIRGFAHEIEPGDLVEYVGREARAGDGWVKLVGDWIDRETGDLSACWPRGEVEAAIAEAHRLGARVTAHCFAEDSLRDLVEAGIDCIEHATGLTEETIPLFAERGVAIVPTLVNIATFPQLAAGGDAKYPRWSAHMRRLHERRYDTVRAAFDAGVPVYVGTDAGGSLPHGLVAAEAAELAKAGLPVADVLSAAAWGAREWLGRPGLVEGAPADLVVYGEDPREDVRVLAAPRRVVLDGRVRA from the coding sequence ATGAGCGATCACGCGGTGCTGCATGTGAAGGGGCGGGTGCTCGTCGGGCCGGAGGAGGTCCGGGACGAGTTGTGGGTGGTCGGCGGCCGGATCACGTATGTGCGCCCGGCCGCCGAAGCGGTCACCGTGGAGGGGTGGGTGCTGCCCGGTCTGGTCGACGCCCACTGCCACGTCGGGCTCGGCCCGCACGGCGCGGTCGACGAGGCGACCACCGAGAAGCAGGCGCTGACCGAGCGGGAGGCCGGGGCGCTGCTGCTGCGCGACGCGGGCTCGCCGTCCGACACCCACTGGATCGACGACCGCGACGACCTCCCGAAGATCATCCGCGCGGGCCGGCACATCGCGCGCACCCGTCGCTACATCCGGGGCTTCGCCCATGAGATCGAGCCGGGGGACCTGGTCGAGTACGTCGGCAGGGAGGCGCGCGCGGGCGACGGCTGGGTCAAACTCGTCGGGGACTGGATCGACCGGGAGACCGGTGACCTGTCGGCCTGTTGGCCGCGTGGCGAGGTGGAGGCGGCGATCGCGGAGGCGCACCGGCTCGGCGCCCGGGTCACCGCGCACTGCTTCGCCGAGGACTCGCTGCGGGATCTCGTGGAGGCCGGGATCGACTGTATCGAGCACGCCACCGGGCTGACCGAGGAGACGATCCCGCTGTTCGCCGAACGGGGCGTCGCGATCGTCCCGACACTGGTCAACATCGCCACCTTCCCGCAGCTCGCCGCGGGCGGCGACGCCAAGTACCCGCGCTGGTCGGCGCACATGAGGCGGCTGCACGAGCGCCGTTACGACACGGTGCGCGCCGCGTTCGACGCGGGCGTCCCGGTGTATGTCGGTACGGACGCGGGCGGCTCCCTGCCGCACGGTCTGGTCGCGGCGGAGGCGGCGGAGCTGGCGAAGGCGGGCCTTCCGGTGGCCGATGTGCTCTCCGCGGCGGCCTGGGGCGCGCGGGAGTGGCTGGGGCGGCCGGGGCTCGTCGAAGGGGCGCCCGCCGACCTCGTGGTGTACGGCGAGGATCCGCGCGAGGACGTGCGGGTGCTGGCGGCGCCGCGACGGGTGGTGCTCGACGGGCGGGTGCGCGCCTGA
- a CDS encoding pyridoxal-phosphate-dependent aminotransferase family protein: MTHPFLDLAPLTPARFAAIERQVGALLDTRQDVVIMQGEALLPLEGCIRSGARPGSTALNVITGPYGQTFGNWLRDCGVTVVDLAVPFHSAVTAEQVREALAARPEIDFVSLVHAEAATGNTNPVAEIGEVVRAHGALFMLDAVASVGAEPLLPDAWGVDLCVIGAQKGMGGPAGVSAVAVSGRAWQRFAENPQAPRRSYLSLLDWKERWIDSGRKALPHAPAQLEMLALQACLERIESEGPASVMDRHARAASATRAGALALGGGLAPYVHEARDAAPVATTLRTPAGVDASELVAKALAADPTLPLIAGGGALAKEMIRINHYGPDATQGVVHSSLAALGAALGGTGATVDLEAARSAVSAAWQSA; the protein is encoded by the coding sequence GTGACCCATCCTTTCCTGGACCTCGCCCCGCTCACCCCCGCCCGGTTCGCGGCGATCGAGCGGCAGGTCGGCGCGCTGCTCGACACCCGGCAGGATGTCGTGATCATGCAGGGCGAGGCGCTGCTCCCCCTGGAGGGCTGCATCCGTTCCGGAGCCCGGCCCGGCTCGACCGCGCTGAACGTGATCACAGGTCCGTACGGCCAGACCTTCGGCAACTGGCTGCGCGACTGCGGGGTGACCGTGGTCGATCTGGCCGTGCCCTTCCACAGCGCGGTCACCGCGGAGCAGGTGCGCGAAGCCCTCGCGGCCCGGCCGGAGATCGACTTCGTCTCGCTCGTACACGCCGAGGCGGCGACCGGCAACACCAACCCGGTCGCCGAGATCGGTGAGGTCGTCAGGGCCCACGGAGCGCTCTTCATGCTCGACGCGGTCGCCTCGGTGGGGGCGGAGCCGCTGCTGCCCGACGCCTGGGGCGTGGATCTCTGCGTGATCGGCGCCCAGAAGGGCATGGGCGGCCCCGCCGGGGTCTCGGCGGTGGCGGTGAGCGGGCGTGCCTGGCAGCGGTTCGCGGAGAACCCGCAGGCCCCGCGCCGCTCGTACCTCTCGCTCCTGGACTGGAAGGAGCGCTGGATCGACAGTGGCCGCAAGGCGCTGCCGCACGCTCCGGCGCAGCTGGAGATGCTGGCGCTGCAGGCGTGCCTGGAGCGGATCGAGTCGGAGGGCCCGGCCTCGGTGATGGACCGGCACGCGCGGGCGGCCTCGGCCACCCGGGCCGGTGCGCTCGCCCTGGGCGGCGGTCTCGCGCCGTACGTCCACGAGGCCCGGGACGCGGCCCCGGTCGCCACCACACTGCGCACGCCGGCCGGGGTCGACGCCTCGGAACTGGTCGCGAAGGCGCTGGCCGCCGATCCGACGCTGCCGCTGATCGCGGGCGGCGGGGCGCTGGCGAAGGAGATGATCCGAATCAATCACTACGGCCCGGACGCCACCCAGGGAGTGGTGCACTCCTCGCTCGCCGCACTGGGTGCCGCACTGGGCGGCACGGGGGCGACCGTCGATCTGGAGGCGGCCCGCAGCGCGGTCTCCGCGGCCTGGCAGAGCGCCTGA
- the ectA gene encoding diaminobutyrate acetyltransferase has protein sequence MTAAQEDLVRARSEFHEIDTPRVEDGAAIWRIARDSEVLDLNSSYSYLLWCRDFAATSVVARDSAGEPIGFVTGYARPSRPEALVVWQVAVDRAHRGHGLAGLMLDALTAKVTADGRVREIETTVAPDNSASDRLFRSYAERHGASLEREVLFDGGLFPEGTHQPEVLYRISPVSA, from the coding sequence ATGACCGCCGCGCAAGAAGACCTTGTACGTGCCCGTAGCGAATTCCACGAGATAGACACTCCACGAGTGGAGGACGGGGCCGCGATCTGGCGTATTGCCCGCGACTCCGAGGTTCTCGACCTCAACTCCTCGTACAGCTACCTGCTGTGGTGTCGTGACTTCGCAGCGACCTCCGTGGTGGCGCGCGACTCCGCGGGCGAGCCCATCGGCTTCGTCACCGGCTACGCGCGTCCCAGCCGCCCCGAGGCCCTGGTGGTCTGGCAGGTGGCCGTCGACCGGGCCCACCGTGGCCACGGCCTCGCCGGACTGATGCTGGACGCGTTGACCGCCAAGGTCACCGCCGACGGCCGGGTCCGGGAGATAGAGACCACCGTCGCCCCGGACAACTCCGCCTCCGACCGGCTCTTCCGCTCGTACGCGGAGCGGCACGGAGCATCCCTGGAACGTGAAGTGCTCTTCGACGGCGGACTGTTTCCCGAAGGGACGCACCAGCCGGAAGTGCTGTACCGCATCAGCCCCGTCTCGGCCTGA